The following coding sequences are from one Musa acuminata AAA Group cultivar baxijiao chromosome BXJ1-6, Cavendish_Baxijiao_AAA, whole genome shotgun sequence window:
- the LOC135676682 gene encoding leucine-rich repeat receptor-like serine/threonine-protein kinase BAM3, with translation MLLTIILGFSLVLLRPPPILLYPPPPLPHKPPSMASSAPPALLFLSSLLLHLASASSTGLLSLSLRKQASILLSIKRSFHHSQSLLPSWNSSAHAALCAWDGVRCDDSNHLVLALDVANSNFSGSLSPAIAELKGLASLSVAGNSLSGPFPHAISELPRLRYLNISNNQFNGTLNWSFSDTAELEVLDAYDNDFSGPLPVGLPRLTKLRHLDLGGNYFSGAIPFAYGGFSAITYLSLAGNDLGGFIPPELGNVTTLKQLYLGYYNEFDGGVPTEIGNLIGLLHLDLSSCGLEGEIPPELGNLKNLDTLFLQTNQLTGAIPFQLGNLSSLRYLDISNNALTGEIPKEFSKLHQLTLLHVFMNRLHSEIPGFVAELPSLEVLKLWQNNFTGSIPAALGRNGRLRELDLSTNKLTGLIPPSLCFGKKLEILILLNNFLFGPLPDDLGDCMTLSRVRMGQNYLTGSIPRGFLYLPELSLLELQNNYLTGVVAEEPAQKPAKLGLLNLSNNRLTGPLPSSIGNFSSLQILLLGGNEFAGEIPSQLGLLKQVLKVDMSRNNFSGRIPPEIGDCSSLTYLDLSHNQLVGPIPARISQVRILSYLNLSWNLLSQRIPQEMASMKSLTSADFSHNDLSGKIPETGQFAYLNASSFLANPQLCGSASNPCSSSSSPRIERGEHHGVKSQLPGRFRLLFALGLLTCSLVFSITVVIKTQSMMKRGFSDSWKLTAFQKLEFACDDVVECLKENCIIGRGGAGVVYRGTTPSGDGIAVKRLLGINKGSTHDNGLSAEIQTLGKIRHRNIVRLLAFCSDKETNLLVYEYMHNGSLGEVLHGKRGGYLSWEMRHRIATGAAKGLSYLHHDCSPPILHRDVKSNNILLDLDFEAHVADFGLAKYLQDTGASESMSAIAGSYGYIAPEYAYTLKVDEKSDVYSYGVVLLELITGKKPVGDFGEEGLDIVQWARMNTSWNKEGVVEIMDPRLIDVPMEEAMQVFFVAMLCVQEHSVERPNMREVVLMLEQAKQSH, from the exons ATGCTACTCACCATCATCCTTGGATTCTCTCTCGTCCTCCTCCGCCCTCCCCCCATCTTATTATATCCACCTCCTCCTCTGCCTCATAAGCCTCCCTCCATGGCTTCTTCCGCCCCACCAGCCTTGCTCTTCCTCTCCTCTCTCCTGCTCCACCTCGCCTCTGCTTCCTCCACCGGCCTCCTCAGCCTCTCCCTGAGAAAGCAAGCTTCCATCTTGCTCTCCATCAAGCGCTCTTTCCACCACTCCCAGTCTTTACTCCCCAGCTGGAACTCATCAGCCCATGCAGCTCTCTGCGCATGGGATGGTGTGCGGTGTGACGACTCCAATCACCTAGTCCTCGCGCTCGACGTGGCCAACTCTAACTTCTCCGGCTCCCTCTCCCCTGCGATCGCCGAGCTGAAGGGCCTCGCTTCCCTCTCCGTCGCCGGAAACAGCCTCTCCGGTCCGTTTCCGCACGCTATCAGTGAGCTCCCCCGCCTCAGGTACCTCAACATCTCCAACAACCAGTTCAACGGCACCTTGAACTGGAGCTTCTCCGACACGGCGGAGCTGGAAGTCTTGGATGCCTACGACAATGACTTCTCCGGGCCGCTTCCTGTTGGCCTCCCGAGGCTGACCAAGCTCCGGCATCTGGACCTCGGCGGGAATTACTTCTCCGGTGCGATCCCGTTCGCCTATGGAGGCTTCAGTGCCATCACCTACCTCTCGCTCGCGGGGAACGATCTCGGCGGCTTCATACCTCCTGAGCTGGGCAATGTCACCACTCTGAAGCAGCTCTACTTGGGTTACTACAACGAGTTCGACGGCGGCGTCCCGACCGAGATCGGCAATTTGATCGGTCTGCTCCATCTCGACCTCTCCAGCTGTGGCTTGGAGGGGGAGATCCCGCCGGAGCTGGGGAATCTGAAGAACCTGGACACTCTCTTCCTGCAGACGAATCAGCTCACCGGTGCAATCCCTTTCCAGCTTGGCAACCTCAGCAGCTTGAGATACCTCGACATCTCCAACAACGCACTCACCGGCGAGATCCCCAAGGAGTTCTCCAAGCTCCATCAACTCACCTTACTGCACGTGTTCATGAACCGGCTTCACAGCGAGATTCCAGGGTTCGTGGCGGAGCTGCCCAGTCTGGAGGTCCTGAAGCTGTGGCAGAACAACTTCACCGGATCGATCCCAGCCGCGCTGGGTCGAAATGGGAGGCTTCGCGAGCTCGATCTCTCTACCAACAAGCTCACCGGGCTGATCCCGCCATCTCTCTGCTTCGGCAAGAAGCTGGAGATACTGATTCTGCTCAACAACTTCCTCTTCGGCCCATTGCCGGACGACCTCGGTGACTGCATGACGCTCTCCAGGGTCCGCATGGGGCAGAACTACTTGACCGGATCGATTCCTCGGGGCTTCCTCTATCTGCCGGAGCTGTCTCTGCTGGAGCTGCAGAACAATTACCTCACCGGAGTGGTAGCGGAAGAGCCAGCGCAGAAGCCTGCAAAGCTAGGCCTATTGAACCTCTCCAACAACAGGCTCACCGGGCCTCTTCCCTCCTCCATCGGGAACTTCTCGTCGCTGCAGATTCTTCTCCTCGGCGGCAACGAGTTCGCCGGGGAGATACCATCCCAGCTCGGCCTTCTGAAGCAGGTGCTGAAGGTAGACATGAGCAGGAACAACTTCTCCGGCAGAATCCCCCCCGAGATCGGTGACTGCTCCTCACTGACCTACTTGGATTTGAGCCACAACCAGCTCGTCGGACCGATTCCAGCTCGGATATCTCAGGTTCGCATCCTGAGCTACCTCAATCTGTCATGGAATCTCTTGAGCCAGAGGATTCCGCAGGAGATGGCAAGCATGAAGAGTCTCACTTCCGCAGACTTCTCGCACAACGATTTGTCCGGTAAGATACCGGAGACCGGGCAGTTCGCTTATCTCAACGCTTCATCTTTCCTCGCCAACCCTCAGCTATGTGGATCAGCTTCAAATCCATGCAGCTCGTCATCCTCTCCACGGATCGAACGAGGCGAGCATCACGGTGTCAAGTCCCAGCTCCCTGGAAGATTCAGGCTCCTGTTTGCTCTGGGACTCTTAACATGTTCTCTGGTATTTTCCATCACAGTGGTCATCAAGACGCAATCCATGATGAAGAGAGGCTTCTCCGACTCATGGAAGTTGACGGCGTTCCAGAAGCTCGAATTCGCTTGCGACGACGTCGTCGAGTGCCTCAAGGAGAACTGCATCATCGGCAGAGGAGGGGCCGGAGTCGTGTACAGAGGAACGACGCCGAGCGGGGATGGGATCGCAGTGAAGAGACTGCTGGGGATCAATAAAGGTTCTACCCACGACAACGGGTTGTCGGCAGAGATCCAAACGCTGGGCAAGATCAGGCACCGCAACATCGTGCGCCTGCTCGCCTTCTGCTCCGACAAGGAGACGAACCtgctggtgtacgagtacatgcaCAACGGGAGCTTGGGGGAGGTGCTGCACGGGAAGAGAGGAGGGTATCTGAGCTGGGAGATGAGGCACCGGATTGCAACGGGGGCAGCCAAGGGGCTGAGCTACCTCCACCATGACTGCTCTCCTCCCATCCTCCACAGGGACGTCAAGTCCAACAACATCTTGCTCGATCTGGACTTCGAAGCTCACGTTGCAGACTTCGGCCTGGCCAAGTACCTGCAGGACACAGGAGCCTCCGAGAGCATGTCAGCCATTGCTGGTTCTTATGGCTACATTGCTCCAG AGTATGCGTACACTCTCAAGGTGGACGAGAAGAGCGATGTGTATAGCTACGGAGTGGTTCTCCTGGAGCTCATCACCGGCAAAAAGCCGGTGGGCGACTTCGGGGAGGAAGGACTGGATATAGTGCAGTGGGCGAGGATGAACACGAGCTGGAACAAGGAGGGGGTGGTGGAGATCATGGACCCGAGGCTGATCGATGTGCCGATGGAGGAAGCCATGCAGGTGTTCTTCGTCGCCATGCTCTGCGTGCAGGAGCACAGTGTGGAAAGGCCCAACATGAGGGAGGTCGTCCTGATGCTCGAACAAGCAAAGCAATCacactga